The following is a genomic window from Clostridium fungisolvens.
AATTGAAACTTCATGCATAATATTTCTCACCTCAAGTTTCCATTACTTTATATACATTATAATCTTAGGCTATGTTTAAGATTATTATTGAAATTACTGCTTTTTATTATCTCATTTGCTATACATAATTGACCTACCGATATCCCTCCATCATTACATGGTATAGAACTTTGAGTATAAACTTTAAAATTATTCTCCTTAAGCCTTCTTATGATGTTTCTTAAAAGGTAGGAGTTTTGAAAGACTCCGCCACTAAGAGCTACTTCTTTAAGCCCAGATGCGGTACTTACTTTCATGCACATATCAACTGTAAGCTTTATTATTGTATTGTGAAACTTAGCAGAAATAACACCTTTTGAAATCCCAGAGTGCATATCTTCTAATATTTCAGTGATAATCGAATAGGGTTTTATGATATTTACGTCCTCATCTACTACCTCATAGCTATAAAAACCTTCTACACCTTCTTCTATACAAGCCTCTAGTTCCATGGATGCTTGCCCTTCGTAAGTAACAATATCCCTTATTCCAAGTAGGCTTGCTACTGCATCGAAAAGTCTCCCCATACTTGAGGTTATAGGAAAGTTAAACCCTGAGTTCAAAATTCTTATCAAGGTTAACCCTTTCTCTTTAAAAATCTTATATACTGCAGACTCTACGCTATCATTAGAAGTTGTATAGTTACTTTTGTTTTGAGAATTGAAGCTATCAATCAAGGACTTATGAACATAAGCCACACCCATTCGCCAAGGTTCCTTAATGGCTTTATCTCCTCCAGGTAGTTTTATATAATTTAGATGTCCTACTCTTTTAAATTCTTTCATATCACATATTAAGAATTCTCCTCCCCAAATTGCTCCATCTTCTCCATATCCAGTTCCGTCATAACAAACCCCAATAATCTTGTTTTTTATGTCATTCTCCATCATGCAGCTAGCAATGTGCGCATGATGGTGCTGTACTGCGATTTTTTGCACTGAATAATTCAAAGCATATTGAGTAGATAGATAGGCAGGATGCAGATCATGTGCTATATAACTGGGCTTAAAAGCGAAGATTCTGTTAAAATGTTTTATATTATTTTCATAATGGTTAAGAGTTTGAATATTTTCCAGATCGCCATTGTATTGGCTAACAAATAAAAACTTTTCCTTAGTAAAACTAAAGGTATTTTTCATATCAGAACCACAAGCCAATATGCTTTCTATACCATTGAACTTAAAAGGTTCTGGCACATACCCTCGTGCTCGCCTTATCATACGAACTTTTCCACCTATAAATCGCACAACTGAATCATCTACTGGAACATATATTTCTCTATCATGCATTAAAAAATAATCTACAACATCCTTAAGACTATCTCTTGCATTTTGATCCTTGTACTCAATAGGAAGACCATTAACGTTGGCACTAGTCATTATAAGCATATCTAGTTCATCATCAAAAAGAAGTATATGTAGTGGTGTATATGGCAGCATTACTCCAAGAGTCTTTTGAAATGGTGCTATATTTTCAGGTAAGTTAAATTGATCGCTTCTATTTAAAATTACTATAGGCTTAGTTATTCCTTCTAATATTTCTTGC
Proteins encoded in this region:
- the hypF gene encoding carbamoyltransferase HypF gives rise to the protein MKRLFIKVDGIVQGVGFRPFIYKKAIDLGLKGWVNNNSEGVYIDVEGDADSIYQFLKELRTNPPALSKVQGIDIQEKPLIGYEVFNVRESEKVKEKITLISPDVSICKECTDELLDKGNRRYGYPFTNCTNCGPRFSIIKDIPYDRDKTTMKSFRMCSQCEQEYRNVKDRRFHAQPNACYDCGPRLWIEDKCGHTISVNDPIEWTRNKLKEGNVFAIKGLGGFHIACDAKNGEAIKELRDRKRRPHKPLATMAKDMKTISKYCKVDEVEQEILEGITKPIVILNRSDQFNLPENIAPFQKTLGVMLPYTPLHILLFDDELDMLIMTSANVNGLPIEYKDQNARDSLKDVVDYFLMHDREIYVPVDDSVVRFIGGKVRMIRRARGYVPEPFKFNGIESILACGSDMKNTFSFTKEKFLFVSQYNGDLENIQTLNHYENNIKHFNRIFAFKPSYIAHDLHPAYLSTQYALNYSVQKIAVQHHHAHIASCMMENDIKNKIIGVCYDGTGYGEDGAIWGGEFLICDMKEFKRVGHLNYIKLPGGDKAIKEPWRMGVAYVHKSLIDSFNSQNKSNYTTSNDSVESAVYKIFKEKGLTLIRILNSGFNFPITSSMGRLFDAVASLLGIRDIVTYEGQASMELEACIEEGVEGFYSYEVVDEDVNIIKPYSIITEILEDMHSGISKGVISAKFHNTIIKLTVDMCMKVSTASGLKEVALSGGVFQNSYLLRNIIRRLKENNFKVYTQSSIPCNDGGISVGQLCIANEIIKSSNFNNNLKHSLRL